A DNA window from uncultured Methanoregula sp. contains the following coding sequences:
- a CDS encoding response regulator, with protein sequence MTEAPPRIFIVEDEAIVASDIKETLISLGYRVEGIAKTGESAVEKVSELLPDLVLMDIHLAGKMDGIEASGRIHEEQNIPVIFLTAYADRALLDRAKKTEPYGYIIKPYDERGIQSAIEMALYKHRMEQRLRESEETTRAMVNATRDYLYLIGTDGRFLMANEALSEVAGTTPDELQKTSAYDLVGKNILTPKMACWQLNPMGEKRLVFEEQLNRSWYDVTIYPVYDKKGGVEKYAVSVRNITARKQAEDQVRSNAEYFRAIIEEASEIVVLLDQNGSFSQQSPSFNAALGYRVDDEPKKSFFDYLVMSDWQEAKQVFSEVLIHPGMAKPVRLKFETSDRSICTIRGILSNLSDNPFVGKVVLNGWVE encoded by the coding sequence ATGACGGAAGCACCACCGAGGATTTTCATTGTCGAAGATGAGGCAATCGTGGCCAGCGATATAAAAGAGACCCTCATCAGTCTCGGGTACAGGGTGGAAGGCATTGCAAAGACCGGTGAATCCGCAGTTGAGAAAGTATCAGAGCTCCTCCCGGATCTCGTGCTCATGGACATCCATCTCGCCGGAAAGATGGATGGCATAGAAGCTTCAGGAAGGATTCATGAAGAGCAGAATATTCCTGTCATCTTCCTGACGGCCTATGCCGACAGGGCACTTCTCGACCGGGCAAAAAAGACGGAGCCTTACGGGTATATTATCAAACCCTACGACGAACGGGGGATCCAGTCAGCCATTGAGATGGCCCTCTACAAGCACCGTATGGAGCAGCGGCTCAGGGAGAGCGAGGAGACCACCCGGGCCATGGTGAACGCCACCCGGGATTACCTGTACCTTATCGGCACCGACGGCAGATTCCTGATGGCAAACGAGGCACTGAGCGAGGTTGCAGGAACGACACCGGACGAGTTACAGAAGACCAGCGCATATGATCTGGTTGGAAAGAACATCCTCACCCCGAAAATGGCCTGCTGGCAGCTGAACCCGATGGGTGAGAAGCGGCTCGTTTTCGAGGAGCAGCTCAACCGGAGCTGGTACGATGTTACCATCTACCCGGTGTACGACAAAAAAGGCGGGGTGGAGAAATATGCCGTCAGCGTCCGGAATATCACCGCGAGGAAACAGGCAGAGGACCAGGTGAGGAGCAATGCCGAATACTTCCGGGCCATCATCGAGGAGGCGTCCGAGATCGTTGTCCTGCTCGACCAAAACGGCTCGTTCTCGCAGCAGAGCCCGTCCTTCAATGCCGCACTCGGGTACCGGGTAGATGACGAACCAAAAAAGAGTTTCTTCGATTATCTTGTCATGAGCGACTGGCAGGAAGCAAAACAGGTCTTTTCTGAAGTTCTGATCCATCCCGGCATGGCAAAGCCGGTGAGACTGAAATTTGAGACAAGCGACCGGAGCATCTGTACGATCCGGGGGATTCTGAGCAATCTGTCGGATAACCCTTTTGTGGGAAAAGTCGTACTCAACGGGTGGGTTGAATAA
- the proS gene encoding proline--tRNA ligase, which translates to MDDDAGTLPPKQDFSGWFNDILWRAEIMDVRYPVKGLYVWYPYGFAIRKFVYNRLRDLLDRDHEETLFPLLIPEQEFMKEAEHIKGFEDEVYWVTHGGTTPLDVKLALRPTSETAIYPMYALWLRSHADLPMKYYQIVNTFRYETKQTRPLIRLREITSFMESHTVHATWDEAEAQVEYELGLTREFYDGFCIPIIISKRPDWDKFPGADYTIAVDAIMPNGKTLQIGTVHHLGTHFSKTFAINYEDKEGVQQLANQTCYGISERSIAALISLHGDDKGLILPPAAAPVQAIIVPITIGKRHEDVLAAAQKLESDLRAAGFRVKMDTRDMRPGAKYYWWELRGVPVRLELGPRDLDSGKVMAVKRTGEKVSLDLATITDGVTRVLGEVTEAIRTRAEEHTKSHLCSVDTMDALNTALNEGKVAVVHWCREKGCGEVIEEKANSSILGTEVRSPYIPTTDGKCIVCGKPGKATLVGRTY; encoded by the coding sequence ATGGATGATGACGCAGGCACCCTGCCGCCCAAGCAGGATTTTTCCGGATGGTTTAATGATATTCTCTGGCGGGCAGAGATCATGGATGTCCGCTACCCGGTCAAGGGTCTCTACGTCTGGTATCCCTACGGGTTTGCGATCCGCAAGTTCGTATACAACCGGCTCCGCGACCTCCTGGATCGCGACCACGAGGAGACGCTCTTCCCGCTCCTCATCCCCGAGCAGGAGTTCATGAAGGAGGCCGAGCACATCAAGGGGTTCGAGGACGAGGTCTACTGGGTTACCCACGGCGGTACAACCCCCCTCGATGTCAAGCTTGCGCTGCGGCCCACGAGCGAGACCGCCATCTACCCGATGTACGCCCTCTGGCTCCGCTCGCATGCCGACCTGCCGATGAAGTACTACCAGATCGTCAACACCTTCCGGTACGAGACCAAGCAGACCCGGCCCCTGATCCGGCTCCGCGAGATCACCTCGTTCATGGAGTCCCATACAGTCCATGCAACCTGGGACGAGGCGGAAGCCCAGGTGGAGTACGAGCTCGGGCTCACCCGGGAGTTCTACGACGGATTCTGCATCCCGATCATCATCTCCAAAAGGCCCGACTGGGACAAGTTCCCCGGTGCGGATTACACGATCGCGGTGGACGCGATCATGCCCAATGGCAAGACCCTCCAGATAGGCACGGTCCACCACCTCGGCACGCACTTCTCCAAGACGTTTGCGATCAATTACGAGGACAAGGAAGGCGTCCAGCAGCTCGCAAACCAGACCTGCTACGGCATCTCGGAGCGATCCATTGCTGCGCTCATCAGCCTGCACGGCGATGACAAGGGCCTCATTCTCCCGCCGGCAGCCGCCCCGGTCCAGGCAATCATCGTCCCGATCACGATCGGGAAACGGCATGAGGATGTTCTCGCAGCCGCACAGAAACTGGAATCGGATCTCAGGGCAGCCGGGTTCCGGGTGAAGATGGATACCCGCGATATGCGCCCCGGGGCCAAGTATTACTGGTGGGAGCTTCGCGGCGTTCCCGTCCGGCTCGAACTCGGACCAAGGGATCTCGATTCTGGAAAAGTCATGGCGGTCAAGAGAACCGGAGAGAAAGTATCGCTCGATCTTGCAACCATCACCGACGGGGTAACCCGGGTGCTCGGAGAGGTCACGGAAGCGATCCGCACCAGGGCAGAAGAGCACACGAAGTCCCATCTCTGCTCCGTGGACACGATGGATGCCCTCAATACCGCACTCAACGAGGGAAAAGTCGCAGTCGTCCACTGGTGCCGGGAGAAAGGCTGCGGCGAAGTTATCGAGGAGAAGGCCAACTCCAGCATCCTCGGGACCGAAGTGCGGTCACCCTATATCCCCACTACCGACGGGAAGTGCATTGTCTGTGGAAAACCCGGGAAAGCAACTCTCGTGGGAAGGACCTACTGA